Genomic window (Oryza sativa Japonica Group chromosome 3, ASM3414082v1):
AGAATGTGGCACTCAAATATTCATGATTATAATTTCTTTATGAATATCTAGATTGGCCGGATGTGATGAGATTTATTAGTTTCTACAGATATATAAAAGTGGCTAAAGTTGTGTCTTGGATACCATTTAAATGTTCAACACACAATTCATTCAACTATTTGTGGCAGGAAGAGTACTACAGACGGAGTCATTATTTACACACAGATGAAATATTTAGTGCCAAGTCTGCAGGGTGATGAGTTAGTATCTATTAAACATGCGAGTTTTAAATCCATTTGGCTGACTTTTGCAAGAATTGGTAAGTGCATTCTCCATTATTTGTTGGTAACTGCAAGAAGTGTACACTACCAGATATAGACAGTGGTGGGGCTTTCTAGTGATGTTTCTTTTGGCATTTTGCTAAAGGCAGGCCTTTCTGGACAGGCACAAGTTGCATGCCGTTGCTGATTTTAGTGTGATGCATGTAGTTGATTGAAAAATGAAAACAGTACCATTTTATGTGCAACCAAGTGCATTTTATTAGCTAACTTAGACTGGGGGCTGTTTTGGTTTATAATAGAAAATGGAATCTATgcatgcaacaaaaaaaatgttctgAACGTTAACATGCTTCTCCAAGGCATTGCATGTTGGAGTAGCCAGTAATTACCACTGAGAGATACTCGCTCCTTGCGATTAGAACATAGTTTTAATTATATACCATATCAATTTCTTCTACTCGTGTGCAGTGGGATAATATTGTTTTTGGTCATTGATCATCACTCTGGTTAACTGGTCACATTTGGTTGAGGATTTAACATCATTTATTGGCAGGTTGTTTGTGCAGTTGCTTGTTTTGGGGAGCTGGAGCAATCGTGGACCTTGTTAATCTTCCAGAATAACTAGTTAGTCCGCCAACCAGTTTTCTAAGTCTCTGAAGCCAGAGGTACAAGTGGTGCCTGATGATATATACTTGTTAAACTGCAGCACTCGAATCAATGACATTATTTTACTGTCCGTAAGGCAACAACTGAGCCATAGTATATCTCATGTAATCACAGGGAAGCGGAAATTTCAACATTTTCTTATGATAATGTAAGTTTCTCTATGCTATGTAGGATCCCGCAGCTTATCTATATATGGCGCAGATCTCCTGAAGATAGCTCTGCAGACTGCAGTTAGAGCTGAGTCAGAGTAAGAAGACGTGATAAGGGTGACTCGAATCAATGACATTATCCAACTGTCCACAGTCCAACAACTTTGCTATAGAATATTTCATGGATCAGAGGGACATGAAAATCTGAACTCAAACTCTTTCATAAGGCCATATCCAAGCTGGTGTTGCAATGGTGGATTCCCCTGCTCCTCTATTATATAAGGCATAGATCCTCTCAAGTTATATCTGCAGTAAGAGTCAGAGGTCCAAGACGTCCAAGTGAGAGCGAAAGGTGTCTTTTCCAGAAGACACTAACCGAATGACTAGCATGGCCACAATCACAGCCAAATCTGGGGTCATCGCCGTATCGATGGTCTTGGTCATGTGCGCTGCCTCTGCAGCTGCTGGCGACAACGACATGCTGCCGGCGGCGTTCGACATCCTGCAGCAGCCGGCGAAGGAAGCCGCCAACCTCGGCCACGGCTGCTACACTCGGTGCTTCGCCGGCTGCTTTGCAGCTGGGTTCGATGGAGATTACTGCTCGGACTTCTGCTCCAAGGAATGTGGCGATGATGTCCGGAAGTTCCTCAGCCGGCTGTCGCCGGAGAACTCCGCTATCGTCGGTGACATTTGCAACATCCCAAGGTGCATCAGTTCCTGCGTCGAAGCGAAGATTGATCCACCGTACTGCAAGATTTGGTGTGAGGATATGTGCGGTGATGATGTCCGGAAGAACCAAATCGGGCTCTCGCCGTAAGATTCCACCAGATGCGTTTCTTTCGGTCCGCGCATCAATAGTGCCTGCGCTTGCGTTCAGTTAGCGCTGTGATCTTTCAGTAGCAAACTACTAGCAAGTAGCAGTAGCTTGTGTCGTCGCTCTCTGCATAAGTGTGCTTGCTTTTGTTCTTCTATGTTCCCGTGTTCTTCCACGGTTCCACTGTTCTTGTTGTTGAAGGCGTCAAGGTGTGTAGCCGACTCGTGCAATTACATTATCTTCATTTCGACC
Coding sequences:
- the LOC4332245 gene encoding uncharacterized protein, whose amino-acid sequence is MTSMATITAKSGVIAVSMVLVMCAASAAAGDNDMLPAAFDILQQPAKEAANLGHGCYTRCFAGCFAAGFDGDYCSDFCSKECGDDVRKFLSRLSPENSAIVGDICNIPRCISSCVEAKIDPPYCKIWCEDMCGDDVRKNQIGLSP